GACTTGTCCATCAGGAATACGGTAATCTCGCAAGGTAGGATACTGAATCAACTGAGCTGAAACCAAAACCGCTGGAATATTCACCTGGTGAGCTCCTAAAATATCAATTTCCGGACTATCACCAATCATAATCGTTCTTGTTTCAGGGGAATAACCATTTTGGGCAATCTGAAAAATTAAAGCTGACGGTTTCCCAACAATAAAAGCTTTTCTTCCAGTAACATTTTCTATCAATCTCACTATTGAACCGGTTGCCGGTTGTCTTCCCTGTGGAGTTGGATATGAGATATCACCATTGGTTGCAATAAAAGCAACTCCCCGTTCAACATAGCGAATAGCTTGTTGGATCTCTTTTAATTTTAAGTCTTCATTAAATCCTATGACAATTGCTTCGGGGGAATCATCAACAAGGGTAACTCCCATTTCAGTGATTTCTCTTTTTAAAGCATCGGTTCCCACCACCAATACTTTAGATGCTTTCATTTTATGTAAATAGTAGGCTGCGCACCAAGAAGCGGTAATGATATCTTCCTTATCTAAAAAAATATTCATTCTTGATAGTTTTTCTTGAATCTCTTGCCGAGAAAAACGTGAATCATTGGTAAGAATTCTTACTCCTTTCCCCCGTTTTTGTAACCAACTAATGACTTCGGCTGCACCTAAGCAAAGCTGGTCTCCAATATAGATTACTCCGTCCGCATCAAATAAAAAAAGTTCAAACTCATC
This Candidatus Atribacteria bacterium ADurb.Bin276 DNA region includes the following protein-coding sequences:
- the nagD gene encoding Ribonucleotide monophosphatase NagD; translation: MNIFLDKEDIITASWCAAYYLHKMKASKVLVVGTDALKREITEMGVTLVDDSPEAIVIGFNEDLKLKEIQQAIRYVERGVAFIATNGDISYPTPQGRQPATGSIVRLIENVTGRKAFIVGKPSALIFQIAQNGYSPETRTIMIGDSPEIDILGAHQVNIPAVLVSAQLIQYPTLRDYRIPDGQVNNLFQLLEESFQLYPWKKPDFPWPEKIEVAVAAFILNKNKQILLIKRKDNSYWALPTGRMERGETLEEAVIREIKEELNLKIRVKNLVGLYSHPSDQVLSYNVGEIIQFVTACFFCELEEGDLRNNQTEILESGFYSISKFPQPMVYSHQRWIEDGMRNQRSAVFR